From Impatiens glandulifera chromosome 7, dImpGla2.1, whole genome shotgun sequence:
CTGAAGTTTAGTTAAATGGAAGGAAGTGTGTGGAAGATGTTATCCAAGAGAAGAATGATAGCTAAAGGCTTTTATGGAAGCATAATATTATTGGACCATTTTGACCTAACTGTGGGTCTTCTTCTTTTTGCTTTTTTCTGCAATTGATTCCTACTTTCAACAGTTATCCATATTTAGTGTATCAAAGCAAATAACCCAGAACCATAGCTTTTGTTTTCTATGGTAAAAATAGATAAACTTAAAGTCCTAGAAGAAAACAGAGGAATATTAGGGCAAAACTTGTGAAAGGCCACTGATTTTCTTTCCATTCATGGAATCAGGTCATTTCCTCATGAAATATTACAAACATCTGCATTCTCTACGCAGCAAAAGATACCAGAAAGCTTAATCATAACAGCTGTGTAAATTGTACAGAAATCAAAGTTCGTTTCCGCTGCAAACAGAAGCATAGTGATTCATTCATTGCATTCAAAAGAGCTCGTTGTAAGAAATCATTTGATTCTCAAACATGGAGAGAGCGGAAAAGCTTACCATTGCTTCTTCATCTTCTAGCATTAGCGTTTCGATTTGGGTGGCGACTGGCGAGCCAAGTCTTGAGCGGGAGAAGAACCCTTTTAAACCCTGCTCCGAATCTCTCTCTATCAGCAGTAAAAGATGAAGGGGCGTTTGATTTAAGGGAAAAAgttcagaatttttttttatagagttGACTCAAGTCCATTAAAAAAGCTTAATAGTTGGAGGCACATTTTTGACAATAATGGTGTTCAAGAAATAATTTGTTGGATTGCTCAATCtcttttttaacataatttgtTGAGGATTTTTTTAGATCAAATAatcgaatttaaaaaaaaaaaatagtaacacGTACATACTTTAACATTACGGGTATTAAAGAATTTCCATCTTGTTGTAAAGTATTTTACACGAAGAATTGATCTAGTATTAAAGAATTTTCATCTCATCATAATAACTTATCACTtgacagaaatatatataaatgatgttacaaataaattaaataaactagaatatatatacaaagaACAAAATCATCAGAAGACAATATTGATTCGAAgaatgtgcttagcacatttttcttaaaacagtttcaccgtctcccatTGTACTAGAGTTTATCACAGATGACTGTCTCTTAGGGTACAACGAAACTAGTAGTGATTCAGTATCGGAATCACTATGCAGCGAACTTAACAAAATACTTGAatcaatcaccgggtttcaacaaAAATATGACGAGTCAAGACTCAAAGAATAGTGCATTGAGtgaaaaactcgaagaacactaaaaaaacaaagaaataacTTTTCGAATTATAAAGAGATTATGAAATGAGTAAAGAATAGATATGAGATATTAAGAGTTCTAATATAAAGGGATATTTATAGCTGAAAATTAAATcatcacaataaatttatttatcaattcaatAACTGATATTCATCCAACGGCTGTCATTCCTAGAATCTTGAATTCGATCTTATCCATTGACAATCGAtcttatcatttatattaaatttcaccaaaaattcatatttaaatttggtataaatttatatttatttgaattaaattacatttaatttatttatctaaattctcattttcatttaattaataaaattggtTTAAAATTACACAAGAATCACCTAGGAAAGTTGTGTAAGTAGGGATTTAAGCATTCATTAAAGCAAAGTAAACGATACACGTTTATTGCACGGATAAGTCTTCTTTCGTTCTAACGAGGGCAAGCCATTAGTCAAGAGGTTAGTTACCCGTTCTTTGTTCATAGGTAATCTCTTGCTCCACTTTTTTGGCCTAAAaggaagaatcaagaatgtCATATATTTTAGGAGCTAGATTAGTTGGCAATAAACAAATAAGAATTGTTTCAACAAAATGGATGgaatttgatttaaaaagtctttcaaattctttattaattaagtataagtgggaacataaaaataaaatacttaaataaatatcaGATTGACCAAATTGAAGAAATGATAGATCATGTTGTTCATTGGGATTTTAAGAAGGGAGAAAGAATCACATCAATACTTTATCATAGTGGGTAGTAATGAATTTTCATTTTCAGAGTTATAATGGAGATACAACCCAGagtatgtttaaaattttttgttATACTAGTCACTAAACAACTAATATAaccattattaattttgataataaattagGCACTTAGTTGAAGAATCTTACCACTATATCTATGGGTTCAGCATATAATTAATTGAAGTaaaactcaatatttacagAAGAAAACAAATGTCAAAGAATACATGGAGAAGAAGTATCAAAGAAAACAAACCCTAAAAAGAAAACTTAGACAAAGACTTTTGATTTGAAGACATGATAATCTTAGAATGTTGGTGTTTTGGTGAGGCAGCAGCAAGTATAACAAACCCACTTAAAAGAGCCAAACCCAAACCCATCCCGTTTACAATCATAGACTCAGTGGATCGCTTAGCCACATTATCTTTCATCTGCAACAAAGTCAGCTTCTCAAGCAGCCCCATTTCAGCAGTCACCACAGCCATTCCATAAGTGTAAAGTCCCAGAAAAATATGCCATGGCAACACTCTTAACCTTACCATCCTCACCTCTCCTTTGTGCCAAAAGCTCAGGAAACCCATCAGCCACTGCCCAATCAATGAAAAATGGTTTATTTTACCAGTTCAAAGTTCAATTATTTTGCTTGCTTTGTCAGCACTCATGATTATCCATCCACCCAATCTAATCAAGAATAAAGGGGCAAAGGGGTATGTATTATTGAAAATCATGACATTATAGGCAAAGTCACATAAGGatcaatcaaattttcatataaagACAGATTAACCCACATCCACTTATATGACAAAGAATATTTTTTGCACAAAAATTAACAACAAAAAATAGGTAAATATAGTGGAGAGTGGAGACTCATAACTCAATGATAGAGTACAATAACACAAGAATTGATTAAGCCCTAGTTAGTAATTTTTAGTTTAATGAAGCTTGTTTTGTTTTCTCAATTTTTCTATTGACATCAGGGTTTATTCAAGATGCTTTCAATGAAAATCGAACTTAATATTTCATCATTTGACATCAAGGTTTATTTTCCGTGGAGGAGGCTAACACAACATCTTACTGTCATCCCAATCAAGGTGTTTTTAATAGAAATAGAACTTGAGACATTAACCTttcagattcaaactctttccaATTGATCTAGGCTCATTTTGCTTCCTGAACTTTAAAAATTGCTAAAATTACTTCATGCAGTGTTTGAGACAATTTTAAAAGCAGATGAAGTAAAAGGAGGCAAAACCAGCATCTTTAAACAAGTTACAGGAAGCAAAATGAACTTCTATCATTGTACtgaatgtaaaattttaaatatgtttctTGAATAACCAAAAATCAAGTTAAAGCAATCACAGTAATTTGAAGAAAGGAAAGGGGATTTAGAACAAACCTGAGCACCAAACAAGGACACACAAATCAAACCCATCCAAGAATGCAAGCTATAAAAATTAGCCACAACCCCATCTTGTCCATGAAACTTTGTCCAAATACCAAACACACCACAAGCTAATGCCAGTCCTTGCAGACTCAAATGCACTGATTTCTTCAAATTTGTTGATCCAGGCAGCCATCTGTGAACCAATATTGCTGCAAAATCAACAACCAACAATACAATTTACTGAAATCAAGAAATACCCATTTCCCATAATACAAGAACTTAACAAACTCTAGCTATTAATTTCCAAGATCCATCCATGGGTACCTACCTTCTCCGCTGATTAGGATGAAGCCAATCACCATGAGTATTGGATGAAGAACCTGTTACAACAGAGAGTAAAAAGGCAGGCTCTTTAGATCAAATGTAAACAGAATCAATGCATTAATTTTGAGAGAGATGGATTTAGTAGGTACAGCATAAATGAGGTCTTCTTGGGAAGGAGAGCGAGGGAGGAAGCTTGATCTGAAACCAAGTGCCCAAATTAGAACAAGAGATGCTACCACTAGACCGGAGAATCTGGCGAataagagaagagagaagaatgGAAGAGAGATTTCAGCCATtctcgtcttctttcttcttcttcttcttcactgaGCTAGTAGTGGAGACTGAGAATACTACTGTTATAAGTCCccattagataataaaaaagaacGTTGCAGCCGACAGATGTTGTCCTCACGGTTTAAATTACAATGGGAAGGCCATGTTACcaataacttattatatttagaatagTTGAGGGTGAATACTGTATCCCAACAGTTACTATTCATATCATATATTggattgaaagaaaaaaaaattatattgttgatctagttttttgtttttttttttataccgaAATCCCAGTAtaccattatttttatacaatgtAGGTATAATGTAGGGATTCATCGGTCgggttatttaaatttaatattttagtaaattcaaaaacttaaaattcgaatttggtttattttgaaTTCGATAAATTCAAATTCAGTCGAAATATTGAACACACCTACACAGTTGtattctttattataataattatacttacattttttttactttcactgtcaacaatttttatgaattatagtCTTATATATTGAGAAAAGATAACAATTTACTTCTTTCGCACCTCTCTATCTATAGTAAGTACgattatatctaataaaatatataattaaaataaataataaaaaatgaattcaatttttgatttattttcaattcgattcaaaaattgaaaatgaaatttgaatttaatttattaaaaatcagtCGGATATTGAGTTCCGAACAAATATTAAACATTTCTAGTATTACGTTATTCCTATCAAATaacattaaagtttaattatattgtgatttaaaaaaaaatgaaataacattAAATCTCttaaagaatgaaataaatttattaaagagaaagaaaaaatatatatttattgttaaacTTCACATCtattaaaaaagaaagtaatattattaagatgggttgatttattattttactcaaaaaaaacaaaaaagttatAATCACTTTTtgaatctaattaattattgaaatgaaaattaaaacgGAAGTATTTAcaggtattatatatatttttaatttataaatattattgaaaattttgtatttttaccTAATTGATAAATTTGGTATCGATACTAccacctattttttttttatcacccATAGTTTATAggtcaaataaataaaagattaaatatcaaatttattttcaattagaaATACGAGGTAgatatacaattttataaatttgtgttatattcatttaaattaattaaaaaagaacatattaattatttatttatcatgtTACATATAATTTTCACcctcaaaattaataaaagatattaattgatatttatattgtaaattagaagacatttatatataatttttaatattcagTATTGAATATTAGGTCATATGCCGAATCTACGAGGTTGGTTGTTCGTTCTGATGAAACTTTATATTTGtacatcttcttttcaaatttatactGTCTTTTAACAAAATtctactattttttaaaatttgtttatattttatatgtaaaatcAAACTGTTATATcgattaatacaaaatttaaaccGTTGATATCCgcttaataaaaattataaaacgtCCATTTTgatttctatttattaataggtTAGTAGATCGTCAATCAATTTTATct
This genomic window contains:
- the LOC124945971 gene encoding probable transmembrane ascorbate ferrireductase 4, with translation MAEISLPFFSLLLFARFSGLVVASLVLIWALGFRSSFLPRSPSQEDLIYAVLHPILMVIGFILISGEAILVHRWLPGSTNLKKSVHLSLQGLALACGVFGIWTKFHGQDGVVANFYSLHSWMGLICVSLFGAQWLMGFLSFWHKGEVRMVRLRVLPWHIFLGLYTYGMAVVTAEMGLLEKLTLLQMKDNVAKRSTESMIVNGMGLGLALLSGFVILAAASPKHQHSKIIMSSNQKSLSKFSF